A region of the Crateriforma spongiae genome:
TATGTGTGGGGCGGTGCGTGGTGGATTCAACGTGCACATCCACACTTTCGCATCGGCGAATTGATCCTTCCGCGAATGTTCGAAGTGGTCATCGTCGGTTGGATGTTGTGGGTTTCATCGGCGATCGGCAGTTTCCTGAACGTCGTCGCATGGCGAATGCCGCTGGGACGCGGTTTGGGCGGGCGATCGCATTGCCCACGCTGTGGCACGCAATTGTTGGCCCGCGACAATTTCCCGGTGCTGGGCTGGATGGCGGTCCAAGGTCGATGTCGGACGTGCCGATTGCCCATTTCGCCGCGATACCCGATCGTCGAAGCGGCGGTGGGATTGTCGCTGACGTCGATCGGCATCGCAGTGATCCACGGATTCAGCCCGCCCGGCCAGACCGTCGACGCGGCCCGCAGCGTTCTTCACAGTCGTGTGGTCGATCCCGGCGTCTGGTACCTGTTGGGGTTTCAAGTCGTCGAACTTTCCGTCGGCTGGGCGTTCGGCCTGATTCGTTTCGACGGCAACCGCTTGCCCTCGCGGCTGGTCACATTCGCTGCGATCACACTGTTGGTGATCCCATTGATGTTCCCCAGCTTGCTGGTCGTCGACTGGCGTTTCTATCGCGTCGACCAAATCAACGATTCGGCATCGCTGGTGTCACAAAATTGGCAGAACAATGCGGGCATCCTGGATGCTGTCGCACGGTTGTTGACGGCATTGGCGGCCGCGGGTTTCGCAGGACGTTCGCTGGCACGGGGGTTGTGCAACCAAGCGGATTTGAAGCTCAGCCCGCTGGCTGACAGTAGCCGACGCTTGGTTGACTTGATTCTGATGATCGCCGTGCCCGCCGTGATCGTCGGGTGGCAGGCGTTGCCGTCGGTATTGGTGGCGGCATCGCTGTTGGCGTTGCTGATTCCCCCGCGTTGGGCCGACGCGTTGGGTCGGTTCGCCATCACACTGCCGATCGCCACGTCGATTCAGATCGTCGTTTGGTCCGCCACCGAAAATGCAACGTGGTGGCCGGGCAGCGTGGGGGATCCCTGGGTGATGATCCTGGCGGCCGCATGCGTTTTGGCCATCCCATGGTGGTTGCACGAACCGGCACAC
Encoded here:
- a CDS encoding prepilin peptidase, producing MFWATIFALLAIATIYVWGGAWWIQRAHPHFRIGELILPRMFEVVIVGWMLWVSSAIGSFLNVVAWRMPLGRGLGGRSHCPRCGTQLLARDNFPVLGWMAVQGRCRTCRLPISPRYPIVEAAVGLSLTSIGIAVIHGFSPPGQTVDAARSVLHSRVVDPGVWYLLGFQVVELSVGWAFGLIRFDGNRLPSRLVTFAAITLLVIPLMFPSLLVVDWRFYRVDQINDSASLVSQNWQNNAGILDAVARLLTALAAAGFAGRSLARGLCNQADLKLSPLADSSRRLVDLILMIAVPAVIVGWQALPSVLVAASLLALLIPPRWADALGRFAITLPIATSIQIVVWSATENATWWPGSVGDPWVMILAAACVLAIPWWLHEPAHSKNSPQDDDSNRVDASDRHDTAEVTDTPPNHRSSVQCVADPDPDDQPIR